The following coding sequences lie in one Delphinus delphis chromosome 9, mDelDel1.2, whole genome shotgun sequence genomic window:
- the CHRM2 gene encoding muscarinic acetylcholine receptor M2 — protein sequence MNNSTNSSNNGLALTSPYKTFEVVFIVLVAGSLSLVTIIGNILVMVSIKVNRHLQTVNNYFLFSLACADLIIGVFSMNLYTLYTVIGYWPLGPVVCDLWLALDYVVSNASVMNLLIISFDRYFCVTKPLTYPVKRTTKMAGMMIAAAWVLSFVLWAPAILFWQFIVGVRTVEDGECYIQFFSNAAATFGTAIAAFYLPVIIMTVLYWHISRASKSRIKKDKKEPVASQDPVSPSLVQGRIVKPNNNNMPGSDDGLEHNKIQNGKAPRDAVTENCVQGEEKESSNDSTSVSAVASNMRDDEITQDENTVSTSLGHSKDENSKQTCIKIVTKTQKGDSCTPTNTTVEVVGSSGQNGNEKQNIVARKIVKMTKQPAKKKPPPSREKKVTRTILAILLAFIITWAPYNVMVLINTFCAPCIPNTVWTIGYWLCYINSTINPACYALCNATFKKTFKHLLMCHYKNIGATR from the coding sequence ATGAATAACTCAACAAACTCCTCTAACAATGGCCTGGCTCTGACCAGTCCTTATAAGACATTTGAAGTGGTTTTTATTGTCCTTGTGGCTGGGTCCCTCAGTTTGGTGACCATTATTGGGAACATCCTGGTCATGGTCTCCATTAAAGTCAACCGCCACCTCCAGACCGTCAACAATTACTTTTTGTTCAGCTTGGCCTGTGCTGACCTCATCATTGGTGTTTTCTCCATGAACCTGTACACCCTTTACACTGTGATTGGCTACTGGCCTTTGGGACCTGTGGTGTGTGACCTTTGGCTAGCCCTGGACTATGTGGTCAGCAACGCCTCAGTAATGAACCTGCTCATCATCAGCTTTGACAGATACTTCTGCGTCACAAAACCGCTCACCTATCCCGTCAAGCGGACCACAAAAATGGCAGGTATGATGATTGCAGCCGCCTGGGTTCTCTCCTTTGTCCTCTGGGCTCCGGCCATTCTCTTCTGGCAGTTCATTGTAGGTGTGAGAACTGTGGAGGATGGGGAGTGCTACATTCAGTTTTTCTCCAATGCTGCTGCCACCTTTGGCACTGCCATTGCAGCTTTCTATCTGCCTGTGATCATCATGACTGTGCTATACTGGCACATATCCCGAGCCAGTAAGAGCAGGATAAAGAAGGACAAAAAGGAGCCTGTGGCCAGCCAAGATCCAGTTTCTCCAAGTCTGGTTCAAGGAAGGATAGTGaagccaaacaacaacaacatgccTGGCAGTGATGATGGCCTGGAGCACAACAAAATCCAGAACGGCAAAGCTCCCAGAGATGCTGTGACTGAAAACTGTGTCcagggggaggaaaaggaaagctCCAATGATTCCACCTCAGTCAGTGCTGTCGCCTCTAATATGAGAGATGATGAAATAACCCAGGATGAAAACACAGTTTCCACTTCCCTGGGCCACTCCAAAGATGAGAACTCAAAGCAAACATGCATCAAAATTGTCACCAAGACCCAAAAAGGTGACTCATGTACCCCAACTAATACCACCGTGGAGGTAGTTGGTTCTTCAGGtcagaatggaaatgaaaaacagaacattGTTGCTCGCAAGATTGTAAAGATGACcaagcagcctgcaaaaaagaagCCGCCTCCTTCCCGGGAAAAGAAAGTGACCAGGACGATCTTGGCCATTCTGTTGGCTTTCATCATCACTTGGGCCCCATACAATGTCATGGTGCTCATTAACACCTTCTGTGCACCCTGCATCCCCAACACAGTGTGGACAATTGGTTATTGGCTCTGTTACATCAACAGCACTATCAACCCTGCCTGCTATGCACTTTGTAATGCCACCTTCAAGAAGACCTTTAAACACCTTCTCATGTGTCATTATAAGAACATAGGCGCCACAAGGTAA